The segment GAGGTGTTCGACGGCTGGTTTCAGGCTATGGGCATCAAGCCCCGGACGGAGAAGAAGCTGGCAGGCTATTCCAGTTGGTACAACCGCTATCAGGACATCACCGAGGACACCATCCGGGAGGACCTGACCGGATGCCGCAGCCTGCTTTGCCCGGGAGACCTGTTTCAGATCGATGATGGCTGGGAGCCGAAAGTGGGTGACTGGCTGGAAACGGATGCGCAGAAGTTCCCCCACGGGCTGCGGAGCATGGTAAACGAGATCCACGCCGCCGGTTTTCAGGCTGGGCTCTGGCTTGCACCCTTTGTGTGCGAAAAGGACTCTGCTCTTTTCCGGCAGCACCCGGACTGGCTGCTGAAAGTGGACGGCAAACCGTGGTGCTGCGGCAGCAACTGGAGCAGCTTTTATGCGCTGGATATCGACAACCCGGCGGTGCTGGACTATCTGCGCCGGGTGTTTGACCGGGTGCTGAACGACTGGGGCTTCGACCTTGTCAAGCTGGATTTTCTGTACGGCGCTGCTCCCTTTGGCAACGCCCATGAGAGCCGGGCAGCCCGGATGTACCGTGCCATGGAGCTGCTGCGCAGTTGGTGCGGACAAAAAGCCATCCTCGGCTGCGGCGTGCCGGTGATGCCTGCCTTCGGGCTGGTGGACTACTGCCGTGTCAGTTGCGACGTGAGCTTGGACTGGGACGATGTGTGGTATATGCGCCTGTTCCACCGGGAGCGGGTGTCCACAAAGCAGGCGCTGAACAACACGGTGTTCCGGCGGCAGCTCAATGGCCGCGCCTATGGCAGCGACCCGGATGTGTTCTTTCTCCGGGAAGAAAACTGCAAGTTGACGGCAGAGCAAAAACGCACCCTTGCCACGGTCAATGCCCTGCTGGGCAATGTGTGCCTTACCTCGGATATGCCGTCTCACTACACGGATGCGCAGCGGGCAGAGTACCGCCGTCTGCGCACCCTCTTTGAGCACGCCACGCAGGTGCAGGCAGAAGCGGAAAACGACCGTCTCTATATCCGGTATCTGCTGGACGGAACTCCACAAAAATTATGTTTCGACCTGTTCTGACAGTGCGAACAAACCACAACAAAACCACACCCGCCCATGTACTGTGCTTTGCACACAATACGCAGGCGGGTGTTTTGTTGTTCTTCCGGTACGATCCTCAGTTTTTTAAATACAGCTTGGGTCTGTGCAGCACCGACGGTGTCACATCCTGCGCTCAAGGTTCTGCCAGAACAGCTCATATGCTGCCCGCAAATCCTCCGGCAGCCGCTTCAAGGTTTCCTGCTGCAACTCGGGCGGCATCCCGTAAAAGGCTTCGGCGATGCCGCCGGTGATGCAGGCAAGGGTGTCGCTGTCACCGCCGAGGGAAACAGCATTGCGCAGGGCATCCTCAAAGCCGGTGCTTTCCAGAAAGGCGATAATGGCCTCCGGCACGGTCTTCTGACAGGTCTCCATACGCCTGCGCCGTCCGGGCATCAAAGCAGCAGAAGATGACCCTCATATCGTAGTCGGCGTGGTTTTGCAGCCAATCTGTCACTGTATCCACCGCAATCTCGGTGGCAGCATCCAGAGGGTAGCCATCATCCCTCTGGCTACACGCCAAAACAGGCTCCTGCAAGCGTTTAACCACTGGCAGGAGCCCGTTCATTTCTTAAAGTTTCGTCATCCACAGACCATGCAGGTTGCAGTAAGCGTAGACCGCCACCGGCTTTTCGCTGCCCAGCTCAAACACCGCCTTGGGTGCCTGCCCGGGAGCAAGAGTACGGAACTGTCCACCGTTTTCAGTCTCCACAAAGAGCCACTGGATGTGGTGCACATCCACCATGGGGTGCTCCACCGCACCCACCGTAACCGTGAGGGTGCTGCCGGAAAACTCTGCCACCGGCAGATGCTTTTCGCCGCTGGCTTCCACGGTGTTGGGGAGCAGTTCCTTCATCTTTTCGCCGCAGCAGACCAGCGGAACGCCTGCATTGTGGATGGTGGTGATCAGGTTGCCACAGTGCTCACAGATATAAAATTTTGCTTTCATATTAAAATCCTCCATCGGAATGTTGTTGGTGTTTTCTATGGCCATATGATAACATTTCCTAGTTAGATTTTCTGTGACCGGGTCACGCAAGGCTGCCTTGTGCTAGAGGGATACCCTCAGCTTCCCATGCCGAGGAGCACCAGCACGACCACCACCGCAATGGCGATGAGACAGCCGCAGCCGCTGCCGTCTCCCCCGCCGCCATTGTTGTGGGTCCCACCGCCACCGCCGCCAGACGAACCGCCAAAGTTGCGGTTGAAAGCCGTCATGTACTGGGCATAGCCCGTGTCGCCTTTGCCGAAATAGCCGTAATCACCGTTTGCCATTGTATTTTCCTCCGTCTGAAGTGTGTTTTGCTTCTTCTGAGGTCATTTTATCGAAAGAGCTGTCCTATAAACATCTCTTTCAGCATTTTTTGTCATCTCATTCTTCCCGGATTCCCAGATACACATCAATGTCCATGATACCTTCCCCACTGATTTCCACCAGATCTTCAAAAGGCACTACGGTTTCGCCCACCTGCAGGGTGCGGAACACCGGGTCGATGCGGTCCGCTTTTCCGGTCAGGGTGATGTAGTTACCCACTGCCGGAACCTCCGGGTGGGCGGTGTCCTCCTTGAAGTACCGCACCGTGATGCTCATGCCCTTGGTGACCTGCATCAGCCTATCGGACAGAGCGGACATTTCTTCCTCGGTCAGAATGCGCTTGGTCACACGCTCGGTACGCTGCTTTTCTGCGGCAAGCTGCTCGTCATAGCCCCGCAGCGGAGAGAAGGGCGAGAAGATTTTGGCCCGGTTCTGTAAGGTCATGCGGGGGTGCTTGCGGAGGGATTCTTCCGTGTGGGGGCGTTCCATCTCTAAGATGTCCCCGTACTTTTGGGCGGTCTCCAGCCCGATTTTTCTATTTTTGTAGTTTTCCATCTGAACCTCCCGCCGAACCTCCTGCACTGTGCCCGCCGATCTGCGCGTTGCGCTGGCGCATGGTGGCACCTTCTTCGTAGCTGCTGGCTTTCAGCACAGCGTTTTTGCCGTACTTGCTCTTGATGCCCAGCATGGCTTGCTGGAGTTTTTTCTCCTTTTCCAGCTTCTTGGTGTCCGTGAAAAAGTCCACCTGATAGATGCCCTCGTCCGGCGTGACCTTGTTGGCGTTGATGGTGATGCGCCGCACCGTCAGCGCCGGGTCGGTGATGCGCTCAAACAGCTTTGCGCTTTCGTTGATGAGGGTGCTGCCCAGATTGGTAGGGGCATCAAACCGGATAGTGCCGTGTGCCGCCTTGGGGATGATCCTGCCGTAGCGGTCGGTCTGGGTCAGACCACGGTAGCCGCCCTTGTCCACGTTCTCCCGGTCGTAGCCTATCTCCAAGGTGATGGATTCCGTCACCAGCTTCTTTTCGGTGAGCCGGAACATCAGAATCTCTGCCATCTCCCGGACGATGAGCTTTGCTTTGTCGTTGGGGTAAGGGCAGGTCAGCACCTGCCCCTCGCTGATGCTGTTTGTGCTGGGCTTGTA is part of the Faecalibacterium sp. HTF-F genome and harbors:
- a CDS encoding glycoside hydrolase family 36 protein, translated to MTETLHWYAETSGGVQTGNCTVTENGGALHLTADLPAGTLKAVRAEMPWTMEADEHLFMNGYQTWTYSPELDRNGKLRGTDHIPGFLRKKYAFDRYGDYHFVPYGHQKGQSHGFSYCYFRKGGQFQLVASLDEKPGYTILRYDSGKALLTLERDCAGVEHPGGSFSLFDLFFAEGGETEVFDGWFQAMGIKPRTEKKLAGYSSWYNRYQDITEDTIREDLTGCRSLLCPGDLFQIDDGWEPKVGDWLETDAQKFPHGLRSMVNEIHAAGFQAGLWLAPFVCEKDSALFRQHPDWLLKVDGKPWCCGSNWSSFYALDIDNPAVLDYLRRVFDRVLNDWGFDLVKLDFLYGAAPFGNAHESRAARMYRAMELLRSWCGQKAILGCGVPVMPAFGLVDYCRVSCDVSLDWDDVWYMRLFHRERVSTKQALNNTVFRRQLNGRAYGSDPDVFFLREENCKLTAEQKRTLATVNALLGNVCLTSDMPSHYTDAQRAEYRRLRTLFEHATQVQAEAENDRLYIRYLLDGTPQKLCFDLF
- a CDS encoding ADP-ribosylglycohydrolase family protein yields the protein METCQKTVPEAIIAFLESTGFEDALRNAVSLGGDSDTLACITGGIAEAFYGMPPELQQETLKRLPEDLRAAYELFWQNLERRM
- a CDS encoding desulfoferrodoxin family protein, producing the protein MKAKFYICEHCGNLITTIHNAGVPLVCCGEKMKELLPNTVEASGEKHLPVAEFSGSTLTVTVGAVEHPMVDVHHIQWLFVETENGGQFRTLAPGQAPKAVFELGSEKPVAVYAYCNLHGLWMTKL
- a CDS encoding HFLK protein; its protein translation is MANGDYGYFGKGDTGYAQYMTAFNRNFGGSSGGGGGGTHNNGGGGDGSGCGCLIAIAVVVVLVLLGMGS